The Dyadobacter subterraneus genome window below encodes:
- a CDS encoding ABC transporter substrate-binding protein produces the protein MTKKQKTSFWEVRNDFACISTFIAAAKFAALLFIPLLFLAGCGTSSNLTESAETASSGKDYFSEKIQIHHAKGFTIEYHDNFKVINVLSPFEKSTDTAKYVLLQRGTKKPKGYSNSQFIEIPIRSLVAMSSMHVGLVGLLGEEKIVTGLGNLKYVSNPEIIKQIEAGKIAEVGKDQGLNEEKLITMHPDLIMTTGSPVSKMERYTTLNAAGIPVLINSEWVETTPLGRAEWVKLLAALLNREDFVNKKFAKMEEEYKRLAALSQKVKVKPSIITGMNSKDSWFVPNGNSYMAQFFRDAGADYHWNNTKATGSLALNFEAVYPIALTADYWLNVGISNYDNKKEILAKDPRYTDFKAYKSGQIYSYNKRVNNRGSNDYWESGAVNPQIVLSDLIKILHPELLPEHELVYYKQVN, from the coding sequence ATGACAAAAAAACAGAAGACCTCCTTTTGGGAAGTTCGCAATGACTTTGCGTGCATTTCCACTTTTATTGCAGCTGCGAAGTTTGCGGCTTTATTATTTATCCCACTGCTATTTTTAGCAGGCTGCGGTACTTCTTCAAATCTCACTGAAAGTGCAGAAACGGCTTCTTCGGGGAAAGACTATTTTTCTGAAAAAATCCAGATTCATCATGCCAAGGGCTTCACGATCGAATACCACGATAATTTTAAGGTGATCAATGTTTTAAGTCCGTTTGAAAAAAGCACCGATACGGCCAAATATGTTTTGCTTCAACGCGGCACAAAAAAGCCGAAAGGATATTCAAACAGCCAGTTTATTGAAATTCCAATTCGTAGTCTGGTCGCGATGTCGTCCATGCACGTAGGGTTGGTTGGACTTTTGGGAGAAGAAAAAATTGTAACCGGACTGGGCAATTTGAAATATGTTTCCAACCCGGAAATTATCAAACAAATTGAGGCGGGCAAAATTGCCGAAGTTGGAAAAGATCAGGGGTTGAATGAGGAAAAATTGATTACCATGCACCCGGATTTGATCATGACCACGGGCAGTCCGGTTTCAAAAATGGAGCGGTATACAACTTTGAACGCTGCCGGAATTCCTGTTTTGATTAATTCTGAATGGGTTGAAACTACACCATTGGGCCGTGCGGAGTGGGTTAAACTTTTGGCAGCGCTGCTAAATCGTGAAGATTTTGTCAACAAGAAATTTGCCAAAATGGAAGAGGAATACAAACGTCTTGCGGCATTATCTCAAAAAGTGAAAGTAAAACCGAGCATCATTACCGGTATGAATTCCAAAGATTCATGGTTTGTCCCGAATGGAAATAGTTATATGGCGCAGTTTTTCCGGGATGCCGGCGCAGATTATCATTGGAATAATACCAAAGCAACGGGAAGTCTGGCGTTAAATTTTGAAGCCGTTTACCCGATCGCTCTGACAGCTGATTATTGGCTGAATGTCGGGATCAGCAACTACGATAACAAAAAAGAAATTCTTGCGAAAGATCCTCGTTATACCGATTTCAAAGCTTATAAATCCGGACAGATTTACAGCTATAATAAACGTGTGAACAACCGCGGTTCGAATGATTATTGGGAATCGGGTGCTGTGAATCCGCAGATTGTTTTGTCGGATCTGATCAAAATCCTGCATCCGGAATTATTACCGGAGCATGAGCTGGTTTATTATAAGCAGGTGAATTAG
- the cbiB gene encoding adenosylcobinamide-phosphate synthase CbiB, with the protein MEKLLIIAPLIVGYILDLIIGDPDNWPHPVRVFGNAIASGDKLLNKNSSRFLKGMLLATSLCLLTFFFFYFLNKRLLNINMWLFIAVNSVWVWYGLANNALITEGQNVFLVLEKEGLEAGRKQLSRIVGRDTSQLTAQQIRIAVFETMSENLSDGVIAPLFFYAIGGVPAMMVYKMINTLDSMIGYRSDKYEQFGKFAARLDDVANFIPARITALLMVIVTGNYRGLQFVFKYGNQHKSPNSGYPESALAGILNCRFGGPNVYHGKWVDKPFIGEKERIIESGEIRKAAWINHKVCFVTVLIISLFFYHFL; encoded by the coding sequence ATGGAGAAATTATTGATCATAGCTCCGTTGATTGTCGGTTACATTCTGGATTTAATTATCGGCGATCCTGACAACTGGCCGCATCCGGTTCGTGTATTTGGAAATGCTATTGCATCTGGCGACAAACTTTTAAATAAAAATTCATCTCGATTTTTGAAAGGAATGTTGTTAGCAACAAGTCTTTGTCTGCTCACATTTTTCTTTTTTTATTTTCTAAATAAGAGACTTCTAAACATAAATATGTGGCTTTTCATCGCCGTCAACAGCGTTTGGGTTTGGTATGGATTAGCAAATAATGCTTTAATCACCGAAGGTCAAAATGTGTTTTTAGTTTTGGAAAAAGAGGGATTGGAAGCAGGAAGAAAGCAACTGTCGCGCATCGTTGGCCGGGATACTTCGCAGTTAACTGCCCAGCAAATCCGGATAGCGGTTTTTGAAACCATGTCGGAAAATCTTAGCGACGGTGTTATTGCGCCATTATTTTTCTACGCAATCGGAGGCGTTCCGGCCATGATGGTTTACAAAATGATCAATACTTTGGATTCCATGATCGGTTACCGCAGCGATAAGTACGAGCAATTCGGAAAATTCGCTGCCCGACTGGACGACGTTGCGAATTTCATCCCGGCACGAATTACGGCATTGCTTATGGTGATTGTAACAGGAAATTATCGCGGTCTGCAATTCGTCTTCAAATACGGAAACCAACATAAAAGTCCAAATTCAGGCTATCCGGAATCTGCACTGGCCGGAATTCTTAATTGTCGTTTCGGCGGGCCAAATGTATATCATGGAAAGTGGGTTGACAAACCTTTCATCGGGGAGAAGGAACGGATTATCGAGTCGGGGGAAATTCGGAAAGCAGCATGGATTAATCATAAGGTTTGTTTTGTAACCGTCTTGATTATCAGTTTGTTTTTTTATCATTTCCTTTGA
- a CDS encoding pyridoxal phosphate-dependent aminotransferase — protein sequence MLQGHGDDSYRYAQKIIADFSTNVWYGGEPSGLKEYIFEQWSAINRYPEVMAESLSELVAFHHHLNPEQILINSGTTESIYLIAQAFAGKRTTIVTPAFAEYKDACKLYQHDLTFLPWSKIQEFPTLLTDLVFICNPNNPTGKSFSQLESWVQQNPETLFVVDEAFIDFTVQINSSISLINHYPNLLIMHSLTKAYAIPGLRLGYVVASEDLISKLKGIKQPWTVNTMALQAGKFIFENYQQIQIPLNGLLAEKERFTEKLSQNPILKIHESATHFFLAETLKGNAAELKQFLIEKYGLLIRDASNFRDLTKQHFRIATLSPEKNNLFIEALEEWRNY from the coding sequence ATGTTACAAGGCCACGGCGACGACTCGTACCGTTATGCCCAAAAAATCATCGCAGATTTCAGTACCAATGTCTGGTACGGAGGTGAACCGTCGGGTTTGAAAGAATATATTTTTGAGCAATGGTCGGCGATAAACCGTTATCCGGAAGTGATGGCTGAAAGTTTGAGTGAATTGGTTGCGTTTCATCATCATTTAAATCCCGAACAAATTTTAATTAACAGCGGAACGACAGAAAGCATTTATCTGATCGCGCAGGCTTTTGCGGGAAAAAGAACAACCATTGTCACGCCCGCTTTTGCTGAATATAAAGACGCATGCAAATTATATCAACACGATCTGACCTTTTTGCCCTGGTCTAAAATCCAGGAATTTCCTACATTGTTAACCGATCTGGTTTTCATTTGTAATCCCAATAACCCTACGGGAAAATCATTTTCTCAACTCGAAAGTTGGGTTCAGCAAAATCCTGAAACGCTTTTCGTCGTTGATGAAGCTTTTATCGATTTCACAGTGCAAATCAATTCTTCGATATCTTTAATTAACCATTATCCAAACCTGTTGATCATGCATTCGCTTACCAAAGCTTATGCGATTCCAGGGTTACGATTGGGTTATGTTGTCGCTTCGGAGGATTTAATTTCGAAATTGAAAGGTATCAAACAACCGTGGACAGTAAATACGATGGCGCTGCAAGCCGGGAAATTTATTTTTGAAAACTACCAGCAAATTCAAATCCCCTTAAATGGTTTACTAGCCGAAAAAGAAAGATTTACAGAAAAACTCAGCCAAAATCCGATATTGAAAATTCATGAAAGTGCTACACATTTTTTCCTGGCAGAAACACTGAAAGGCAACGCAGCGGAACTCAAACAATTCCTGATCGAAAAATATGGACTTTTAATTCGTGATGCGAGTAATTTCAGAGATTTAACAAAACAACATTTTCGGATCGCTACCCTGTCGCCTGAAAAAAATAATCTATTCATTGAAGCCCTCGAAGAATGGAGAAATTATTGA